GCCATACAAATCCGTGAATGAGCCTGCGTGCGCGTTTGTCGGTTCGGTGCCGATCTCGGGTTGGTATCGTTTGTCAAAACCGCCTAAGCCCTCCGGACGTGCGATAGGACTGTACAAATCACCTAATGAAGCAAAGCCTGAACTAGGGTCGTTCAAACTTGATCCCACACCCGGCGCCGGTGCATAGTCAACGACACGCGATTCAAAGATAGAGATTGCTGATCGGGCGATTGGGTTGTCGACCGCGCCCTCCGTGATTCCGGAATATCCCGAGTACGGGCCTGCTTGTTGTGCTGATGTTGAAGTCGCAAAGGTGACGATCGCGGCAAATGCCAACATGGCTTGGCGATGCGGTGACAGCGAAATGTTCACGGTAGGTGATTGATTTGAAGGCGACGCTTCCGGCAGCGGTGTTCGACCATCTGCGTTGCATGCAGCAATGCCGCTATCACAGCAACAGCGAAATGCCGATACAAAACTTGAGCGTCGCGATAACTTAAAGAGATGCGTCAACGATCAACAATCTTGAAGATTGCGTTCGTTGCAACGACCGCCCCAATCCAGGAGGGCACTAAGCCGTCTTGCCTTTGGTAGGTCTTCTGACTCACCACCTTTCCCTCTCACTCGTGGCCTTCTCATTTCTCATCAGCATCTCTGCAAATAAGAAACAATGGCTATTGAAGAATCGAGTGACGGATGCGATCGAGTAAAGATCGCGGGTGGCATACAGCGGCCGGACCGTCCCGGAATTTCACCGGAGTTCCCTGTTCACCAGCACACACACGATTCGCAATGCTGGTCACCAAAGGCAGGCAGATCCTATCGCAGTTGGGAATGCTGTCAAGCAGATTTTTAACGCTCATAGAACTCGGGGCCCGCGCGTCGTCTATCACGATATTGGTTTCCTAGCCATCGTGAAGTGTAGGTAATGTCAGCGAGATGGTCTGCCCTTCCGCTATCTAGACGGAACGCTTGGCATAGCGATTGCATCTTGTTCCAGTTGGCGTTTGACATGGTCGATCGTCAGACAGCTGGTTCAAAAAATATGCAGCATTCAAGTGAACTGCAGGGATCGGCTGTTCAGCAGTTTCGATACAGACCGAGGTTCAGACGTGCGTATCCCAGAAAAAAGCAACCATGAATCTCGACCCCATGATGTTTTCTGCATTGCGGCATCAATGGGTGGTATTGAAGCCATATCCGAATTGTTGTCGTATCTTCCGGGCGATTTTCCCGGGTCGATTTTCATCACACAGCACACATCATCGATTAGCCGACGCACGTATCTGGCCGACATTTTTGGACGAAGGTCAAAGTTGCCTTGTCAGCTTGCAATTGATGGCGAGCGGTTTCAAAAGGGGCATATTTATGTTGCCGTCCCCGACCGGCACTTGCTGATCGACTACGACACGGTTCGAACCACGGTTGGCGCCAAAGAAAACTACGCACGACCGGCGGCCGACCCGATGTTCCGTTCTGCCGCAGTTCATCACGGCGGTGCATCGGTGGGCATCGTTCTGACAGGAATGTTGGACGACGGTGCGGCCGGTTTAGAAGCAATCAAGCAGTGTGGTGGCAAGGCTCTCGTTCAGCACCCCGAGACAGCTGTTGCACCCGACATGCCTAGCAACGCGATGCGCTATTGCGAGGTCGACGGGATTTTACCGCTCGATGGCATTGCGTCTGCCATGTCATTGTTAGCCGAATCATCTGCCGGTGAATCCATACCCGCATCGCAATCGACGATCATGGAGCTGCAGTTCGCGATGACTGCCGAAAGCAACATACCAGCGGAACAGCGGATCGGAGA
The Stieleria sp. JC731 genome window above contains:
- a CDS encoding chemotaxis protein CheB, which produces MRIPEKSNHESRPHDVFCIAASMGGIEAISELLSYLPGDFPGSIFITQHTSSISRRTYLADIFGRRSKLPCQLAIDGERFQKGHIYVAVPDRHLLIDYDTVRTTVGAKENYARPAADPMFRSAAVHHGGASVGIVLTGMLDDGAAGLEAIKQCGGKALVQHPETAVAPDMPSNAMRYCEVDGILPLDGIASAMSLLAESSAGESIPASQSTIMELQFAMTAESNIPAEQRIGELSPYMCPDCNGQMWKVEQSAMPRFRCHVGHAHTLKSLLEYHSDAAERMAWSLLRTLREKERLTRQLADEERRMHRTAFSKLLDEQADQVSEQAGLVSQSIKLTPNINSVGARQEDPEVSQA